In bacterium, the genomic window TGATCGGCCTGATCGTCATCTTCCAGCCCGAACTGCGCATGGCCCTGGAGCGTCTGGGGCGCGGCGGGTGGGTCTCCTCGATGCTTGAGCGCGTCTCCGTGGCCGAGCAGCAGACGACCATCAATGAGGTCGTGGATGTGGCCGAGGAAATGGCCGAGCAGCGCATCGGCGCGCTCATCGTGATGCAGCGCCATTCGAGCCTCATGGACATCACCCGCACCGGCAAGACGATCAACGCGCGGGTCTCGTCCGAACTCCTGGCCACCATCTTCGAGCCCCACAGCCCGTTGCACGACGGGGCCGTCGTCATCCGCGGCGAGGTGCTGGTGGCGGCAGCCTGCGTGCTGCCCCATTCCGAGAGCCCGAGCATCTCGGCCACCACGGGCATGCGGCACCGGGCGGCCCTGGGCCTCAGCGAGCGCACCGATGCCGTGTGTATCGTCGTGTCGGAGGAGACGGGCGGCATCTCGGTCGCCGTGGACGGCTCGCTGAGCCCCCACCTGGCCAAGATGCAACTCCTGGAGCGTCTGATGGCGTTGTTTGAGTCCGAGCGCGAACAGACACGGTTCTTCTTCTGGCGGAAGTAGGGGGCGGGTTGCGGAGACGGTCGCGGTCGGTGACCGCTCCCACACCACGGCCGTCAGTGCGAATGCCCGAGAGGCCGCCTGTGGGAATGCCAGAAGGGCCGCCTGTGGGAGCGGTCACCGACCGCGACACGCCGTTCCAGAGCCAACCTGTACGAGCGGTCACCGACCGCGATCCAACATCATGTCCATCGCTGATCGCCTGCGCAACAACCTGAGTCTGAAGCTGGTCTCGTTGATCGTGGCCCTGGTCATCTGGGGTACGGTGCACAACCAGGCCGACCCGCTGGTCGCCCGCCAGCAGGCGGTGACCGTCGAGACCGCGGACGTCCCCGAGGGCCTGGCGGTGGCCGACATTGACCCGACACAGATCACGGCCACGCTGTATGGCCGTCGCTCCGCTCTGGAGCGCCTGGCCT contains:
- the cdaA gene encoding diadenylate cyclase CdaA, with the protein product MHIPAEFLNLFHSFRVVDAVDILLVALVVYQGLLVMRQARSLSLVKGLFLVVLIVLVTTWFPTFNWLLSRLLLPGLIGLIVIFQPELRMALERLGRGGWVSSMLERVSVAEQQTTINEVVDVAEEMAEQRIGALIVMQRHSSLMDITRTGKTINARVSSELLATIFEPHSPLHDGAVVIRGEVLVAAACVLPHSESPSISATTGMRHRAALGLSERTDAVCIVVSEETGGISVAVDGSLSPHLAKMQLLERLMALFESEREQTRFFFWRK